A stretch of Bradyrhizobium sp. CCBAU 53338 DNA encodes these proteins:
- a CDS encoding uroporphyrinogen-III synthase, whose product MSILVTRPHPDNEATAENLRARGHVVLLAPVLKCEPVAFHDGSEAGYSAVIATSANAIRAVAPQLRDLGLVELPLFAVGEHTASVAREFGFTHVIVAGGDAASLRDKVVQSARDKVLKKKSTLLYLAGADLSRDLGGELGADGFSVVTQTTYRMAPVKILPREVCEGFAAHGIEAVLHYSRRSARAFLDAARDEGVEISALAIPQCCLSETVASVLRDAGASQVLVATRPDENALFDALERALRTRLA is encoded by the coding sequence ATGTCCATACTTGTCACACGGCCGCATCCCGACAATGAGGCGACGGCGGAAAATTTGCGCGCGCGGGGGCATGTGGTGCTGCTCGCGCCGGTGCTCAAGTGCGAGCCGGTCGCTTTCCATGACGGGAGCGAGGCGGGTTACAGCGCCGTCATCGCCACATCGGCCAATGCGATCCGTGCCGTCGCGCCGCAATTGCGCGACCTCGGGCTCGTCGAGCTGCCGCTGTTCGCGGTCGGCGAGCACACGGCGTCCGTGGCGCGCGAATTCGGCTTTACGCATGTGATCGTCGCCGGTGGCGATGCCGCGTCCTTGCGCGACAAGGTGGTGCAGAGCGCGCGCGACAAGGTGCTGAAGAAAAAGAGTACGCTGCTTTATCTGGCGGGCGCCGATCTGTCGCGGGATCTCGGCGGCGAGCTGGGCGCGGACGGGTTCAGCGTGGTCACGCAGACGACCTATCGGATGGCCCCGGTCAAGATTCTCCCGCGCGAGGTCTGCGAAGGCTTTGCCGCGCATGGCATCGAGGCGGTGCTGCATTACTCCCGGCGCAGCGCGCGCGCCTTCCTGGATGCGGCGCGGGACGAAGGCGTCGAAATCTCCGCGCTGGCGATTCCACAATGCTGCCTGTCCGAGACTGTCGCCAGCGTGCTGCGCGATGCCGGTGCGTCGCAGGTTCTGGTGGCCACGCGCCCGGACGAAAATGCCCTATTTGACGCCTTGGAGCGTGCTTTGCGGACCCGTTTGGCGTAA
- a CDS encoding COG4223 family protein, with amino-acid sequence MADDKPEDAGLAPESGRAKRTPPTIDLEATEVSTQPQDVAGEPEAQPSGEQARSEQAAAQDAEVETAKAETAKAETTKAEPQREETQAAAAPAAISPWVIAPFSGAAAAAVVIAVGWMLGWPAVQAPPAAPQVTSATVDALSGRVAAVEAKAGKPAVDPAMVARLDALEKSVGALRSDMAGLRTQSDKTASAVNEKSTPRDSSVSSDLAALGDRISQLERASSTARAELAQQGEKIADAKAVDDKPLRHLVAATLLDVAVRHNDPYEEQLNAARAFTTKPDVLKPLDAFAASGIPTPVVLTRELLNIVPKLSPPPEAPAAGAGIVERLEAGASKLVRIERTDGVGNDRGAIVTRITAAALRNDFVEARRELKALPETNRAPAQAWLDKADARDAALTASRKFADDALAGLSKPAQ; translated from the coding sequence ATGGCCGACGACAAGCCTGAAGACGCAGGATTGGCTCCCGAGTCCGGCCGTGCCAAGCGCACCCCGCCGACCATCGATCTCGAGGCGACCGAAGTCTCCACCCAGCCGCAGGATGTGGCGGGCGAGCCGGAGGCGCAGCCATCGGGCGAGCAGGCAAGATCCGAGCAGGCCGCGGCTCAAGACGCCGAGGTCGAGACCGCCAAGGCTGAAACAGCCAAGGCCGAAACAACCAAGGCCGAGCCGCAGCGCGAGGAGACGCAGGCCGCCGCTGCGCCCGCCGCCATTTCACCCTGGGTGATCGCCCCATTTTCCGGCGCGGCCGCGGCCGCGGTCGTGATCGCAGTCGGTTGGATGCTGGGCTGGCCCGCGGTGCAGGCCCCGCCTGCGGCGCCACAAGTGACGAGCGCCACTGTCGACGCACTGAGCGGTCGCGTCGCGGCAGTCGAAGCCAAGGCGGGCAAGCCCGCGGTCGATCCGGCGATGGTCGCGCGGCTCGATGCGCTGGAGAAATCCGTCGGCGCCCTGCGCAGCGACATGGCCGGTTTGCGGACGCAGTCCGACAAGACTGCAAGCGCAGTGAACGAAAAATCCACGCCGCGTGACTCGTCGGTCTCGTCCGACCTCGCAGCCCTCGGCGATCGCATCTCCCAGCTCGAACGTGCCAGCTCGACCGCACGCGCCGAGCTCGCGCAGCAAGGCGAAAAGATCGCCGATGCCAAGGCGGTGGACGACAAGCCGTTGCGCCACCTGGTCGCAGCCACTCTGCTCGACGTCGCCGTTCGTCATAACGATCCGTACGAAGAGCAGCTCAATGCTGCGCGGGCGTTCACAACCAAGCCTGACGTGCTCAAACCGCTCGATGCGTTTGCTGCGTCAGGCATTCCGACGCCGGTCGTGCTGACTCGCGAGCTCCTCAACATCGTGCCGAAGCTGTCACCGCCGCCGGAGGCGCCAGCCGCTGGCGCCGGCATCGTCGAGCGCCTTGAGGCGGGCGCGTCGAAGCTCGTCCGCATCGAGCGCACCGACGGGGTCGGCAACGATCGCGGCGCCATCGTAACGCGCATCACCGCAGCGGCGCTGCGGAACGATTTCGTCGAGGCGCGGCGCGAGCTGAAGGCGTTGCCCGAGACCAATCGCGCGCCGGCGCAGGCGTGGCTCGACAAGGCCGATGCCAGAGACGCCGCACTCACGGCGTCCCGCAAATTCGCCGACGACGCGCTGGCTGGTCTCAGCAAGCCCGCTCAATAG
- a CDS encoding heme biosynthesis protein HemY — translation MLRIVLFLVLIALAGAGAAWVADQPGNVVLTWGGWRASPSIPVFVLCLGIFAVLIVLLWSVLTAIWRMPGRIRRRRHEKRHARGRHAITQGLLAIGHGDTALARRHAEAARRHAPSDPLALLLHAQSAQLEGNRDEAQRAFRAMAEREDTRLLGLRGLFIEAQRADDAVGAVMIAEEAIKLSPSSTWASHAVLGFRCARGDWSGALAILDSNLSAGLIDKQAYRRQRGVLLTARALELETMDRDVARESVMEAVKLAPTLVPAAVLAAKFESEAHQVRRAMKLVEAAWLANPHPDLADAYAHVKLGDAARQRLQRVETLAGKTPADKAGHVEGQLAIARAAIDATEFARAREVLAPYVNDPTQRVALLMAELERTEHGDGGRARAWTLRAVRARHDPAWTADGYVSDRWRPVSPVTGRLDAFQWQTPVASLPSDKGTTIETSAFEEAMLAAPPPKRVTVASEVPAEPVVTAPAPTPAPAAQDNAPPAAKEEAAVTLAEPVKPAPEAAESSPVAETPVFRTRADLGKPAQAPIQAVIPIVRAPDDPGIDDDGPSDEFTEQIGTPKAQAGGWRGFWSRWGA, via the coding sequence ATGCTTCGCATCGTCCTCTTCCTCGTTCTGATTGCGCTCGCAGGCGCCGGTGCGGCCTGGGTTGCCGATCAGCCCGGCAATGTCGTGCTGACCTGGGGCGGCTGGCGAGCCTCGCCGAGCATTCCGGTGTTCGTGCTCTGCCTCGGCATATTCGCCGTCCTGATCGTCTTGCTCTGGAGCGTTCTGACCGCGATCTGGCGGATGCCCGGACGGATACGCCGCCGCCGGCATGAAAAGCGTCACGCGCGCGGCCGCCACGCCATCACCCAGGGCCTGCTCGCGATCGGTCATGGCGACACTGCGCTGGCCCGCCGTCACGCCGAGGCGGCGCGACGGCATGCGCCCAGTGACCCGCTCGCGCTGCTGCTGCATGCGCAGTCGGCCCAGCTCGAGGGCAATCGCGATGAGGCACAGCGCGCCTTCCGCGCCATGGCCGAGCGCGAGGATACGCGGCTTCTGGGCCTGCGCGGCCTATTCATCGAGGCGCAGCGCGCCGACGATGCGGTCGGCGCGGTGATGATCGCGGAGGAGGCGATCAAGCTGTCGCCGTCCTCGACCTGGGCCTCGCACGCGGTGCTCGGTTTCCGCTGTGCGCGCGGCGACTGGAGCGGTGCGCTGGCGATCCTCGATTCGAATCTGTCGGCGGGCCTGATCGACAAGCAGGCCTATCGTAGGCAGCGCGGCGTGTTGCTGACGGCTCGCGCGCTCGAGCTCGAGACCATGGATCGCGACGTCGCGCGCGAGAGCGTGATGGAAGCCGTCAAGCTCGCGCCGACCCTGGTGCCGGCCGCCGTGCTGGCAGCAAAGTTCGAGAGCGAGGCCCATCAGGTACGCCGAGCGATGAAGCTGGTCGAAGCCGCCTGGCTCGCCAATCCGCACCCCGATCTCGCCGACGCCTATGCGCACGTCAAACTCGGCGATGCCGCGCGGCAGCGCTTGCAGCGGGTGGAGACCCTTGCGGGGAAAACGCCGGCGGACAAGGCCGGCCATGTCGAGGGCCAGCTCGCGATCGCGCGCGCCGCGATCGATGCCACTGAATTCGCCCGTGCGCGCGAGGTGCTCGCGCCCTACGTCAACGATCCGACCCAGCGCGTGGCGTTGCTGATGGCCGAGCTCGAACGCACTGAGCATGGCGACGGCGGCCGCGCCCGCGCCTGGACCTTGCGTGCGGTGCGCGCCCGTCACGACCCGGCCTGGACCGCGGACGGCTATGTCAGCGACCGCTGGCGACCGGTGTCTCCCGTCACCGGCCGTCTCGACGCTTTCCAGTGGCAGACGCCGGTGGCGAGCCTGCCCTCGGACAAGGGCACGACGATCGAGACCTCCGCCTTCGAGGAAGCCATGCTCGCGGCTCCGCCGCCGAAGCGGGTGACGGTGGCCAGTGAGGTGCCGGCGGAACCTGTCGTGACGGCACCTGCTCCGACCCCCGCTCCGGCCGCGCAGGACAATGCGCCGCCAGCCGCCAAGGAAGAGGCGGCGGTGACGCTTGCGGAGCCGGTCAAGCCGGCGCCTGAGGCCGCCGAATCATCGCCGGTGGCGGAAACCCCGGTGTTTCGGACCCGCGCCGACCTCGGCAAGCCCGCACAAGCGCCGATCCAGGCCGTCATCCCGATCGTCCGTGCGCCTGACGATCCCGGGATCGATGACGACGGTCCGAGCGACGAATTTACGGAACAAATCGGCACGCCAAAGGCCCAGGCCGGCGGCTGGCGCGGATTCTGGTCCCGCTGGGGCGCGTGA
- a CDS encoding polysaccharide deacetylase family protein: MRNALGLMLASVLAAVVIAGGWYFYSSRSDQGAPKTTAARAADPLPAQAKLAAKDDVETTATIAGKPAAPAAAPAPAPAPAVVPVQQSSTCTNPNALGVSRVVEIDTTGGPGFGFEQYKQFDFLADKEVVLTFDDSPWPHNTPAVLKALADECTKGLFFSVGKHATWHPEILRQVLAQGHTVGTHTWSHLNLAGKKMTEQQAKDEIEKGFSAVKWALGTNPSPFFRFPQLSQNPALVSYLGSRNIGIFSTDLDSFDFRKESTPDKIISNVMTKLDKLGKGIILMHDFQKRTGEALPTLLARLKAGGYKVVQIKAKTTFDSLPEYDEAVLKELKVPATNATNARPVSSVVQTVSQR; the protein is encoded by the coding sequence ATGCGTAATGCGTTGGGCCTGATGTTGGCCAGTGTCCTTGCGGCGGTCGTGATCGCCGGAGGCTGGTATTTTTATTCCTCGCGCTCCGATCAGGGCGCCCCCAAGACAACAGCCGCTCGTGCCGCCGATCCCCTGCCGGCACAGGCCAAGCTTGCCGCCAAGGATGACGTCGAGACCACCGCGACGATCGCGGGCAAGCCCGCCGCGCCTGCCGCCGCGCCCGCTCCTGCGCCGGCGCCGGCCGTGGTACCGGTTCAACAGTCGTCGACCTGCACCAATCCAAACGCACTGGGCGTCTCGCGCGTGGTCGAGATCGACACCACCGGCGGTCCGGGCTTTGGCTTCGAGCAGTACAAGCAGTTCGATTTCCTCGCCGACAAGGAGGTCGTGCTGACCTTCGACGACAGTCCCTGGCCGCACAACACGCCGGCCGTGCTCAAGGCACTCGCCGATGAATGCACCAAGGGCCTGTTCTTCTCGGTCGGCAAGCACGCCACCTGGCATCCGGAAATCCTTCGCCAGGTTCTGGCCCAGGGTCACACGGTCGGCACGCACACCTGGTCGCACCTCAATCTCGCCGGCAAGAAGATGACCGAGCAGCAGGCCAAGGACGAGATCGAGAAGGGCTTTAGCGCGGTGAAATGGGCGCTCGGCACCAATCCGTCGCCGTTCTTCCGCTTCCCGCAGCTGTCGCAGAACCCGGCACTGGTGAGCTATCTCGGCAGCCGCAACATCGGCATCTTCTCGACCGACCTCGACTCCTTCGACTTCCGCAAGGAGAGCACGCCGGACAAGATCATCAGCAACGTGATGACCAAGCTCGACAAGCTCGGCAAGGGCATCATCCTGATGCACGACTTCCAGAAGCGCACCGGCGAAGCACTGCCGACGCTGCTCGCGCGTCTCAAGGCCGGCGGCTACAAGGTCGTGCAGATCAAGGCGAAGACGACCTTCGACTCGCTGCCCGAGTATGACGAAGCCGTGCTCAAGGAATTGAAAGTGCCGGCGACCAATGCGACGAACGCACGCCCGGTGTCGAGTGTGGTGCAGACGGTTTCGCAACGCTAG
- a CDS encoding MFS transporter: MTEQTNRQRRSADAITAPLRYTVFRRIWLASLLSNLGLLIQGVGAAWAMTQMAASADKVALVQTALMLPIMLISMPAGAIADMYDRRVVTLVALMIALTGASALTILAGLKLIAPESLLAFCFVVGSGNALFGPAWQSSVSEQVPPDALPSAVALNGISYNIARSFGPAVGGVIVAAAGAVAAFACNAILYLPLLVVLLLWRRTTEPSRLPREKLNRAMVSGFRYITNSPPIKIVLLRTLVMGLIGGAIMALMPLVARDLLHGGAQTYGIMLGAFGMGAVVGALNIHELRKRMSGEAAIRACTLSMAFAMAALALSTEPVLTAAALVLAGAVWMAAVALFNIGVQLSAPRWVAGRSLAAFQASISGGIAIGAWGWGHLTDYAGVEVALLTAAGLMLVSPLLGIWLTMPRVGARNEDAEVLADPEVKLSLTGRSGPLVVEIEYRVSQENARAFHNVMQDVQLSRQRNGAYGWSIARDIADPELWTERYHCPTWFDYLRQRNRSTQSERALHQQAIDFHVGPEPVRIRRMLERPFGSVRWKEETPDRASAEVLPVVATAAGSTISR, from the coding sequence ATGACCGAGCAGACGAACCGCCAGAGACGTTCCGCCGACGCCATCACGGCCCCCCTGCGGTACACCGTATTCCGGCGCATCTGGCTCGCAAGCCTGCTCTCCAATCTCGGTCTCCTGATCCAGGGCGTAGGCGCCGCCTGGGCGATGACGCAGATGGCGGCTTCCGCCGACAAGGTGGCGCTGGTGCAGACCGCCCTGATGCTGCCGATCATGCTGATCTCGATGCCCGCAGGCGCCATCGCCGACATGTACGACCGCCGCGTCGTGACGCTGGTCGCACTCATGATCGCGCTGACCGGCGCATCGGCACTCACGATCCTCGCCGGGCTTAAGCTGATCGCGCCGGAATCGCTGCTGGCCTTCTGCTTCGTCGTCGGCAGCGGCAATGCGCTGTTCGGACCGGCCTGGCAATCCTCGGTCAGCGAGCAGGTACCGCCGGATGCGCTGCCGTCGGCGGTGGCGCTCAACGGCATCAGCTACAACATCGCGCGCAGCTTCGGTCCCGCGGTCGGCGGCGTCATCGTTGCCGCGGCGGGTGCAGTCGCGGCGTTCGCCTGCAACGCGATCCTCTATCTGCCGTTGCTCGTGGTGCTGCTGCTCTGGCGGCGGACCACGGAGCCGTCGCGCCTGCCGCGGGAGAAGCTCAACCGCGCCATGGTCTCGGGCTTCCGCTACATCACCAATTCGCCGCCGATCAAGATCGTGCTGCTGCGCACGCTGGTGATGGGCCTGATCGGCGGTGCGATCATGGCGCTGATGCCGCTGGTCGCGCGCGACCTGCTGCACGGCGGCGCGCAGACCTACGGCATCATGCTGGGCGCCTTCGGCATGGGCGCAGTGGTCGGCGCGCTCAACATCCACGAGTTGCGCAAGCGCATGAGCGGCGAGGCGGCGATCCGCGCCTGCACGCTCTCGATGGCGTTCGCGATGGCTGCGCTTGCCCTCAGCACCGAGCCGGTGCTGACCGCGGCCGCGCTGGTGCTTGCGGGCGCGGTCTGGATGGCCGCGGTGGCGCTGTTCAACATCGGCGTGCAGTTGTCGGCTCCGCGCTGGGTCGCCGGACGCTCGCTCGCCGCGTTCCAGGCCTCGATTTCCGGCGGCATCGCGATCGGCGCCTGGGGATGGGGCCATCTCACCGACTACGCCGGCGTCGAGGTCGCGCTGCTCACCGCCGCCGGCCTGATGCTGGTCTCGCCGCTGCTGGGAATCTGGCTGACGATGCCGCGCGTCGGCGCCCGCAACGAGGATGCCGAAGTACTCGCCGATCCCGAAGTCAAGCTGTCGCTGACAGGACGCAGCGGCCCGCTGGTGGTCGAGATCGAATATCGCGTCTCGCAGGAGAACGCGCGGGCCTTCCACAACGTGATGCAGGACGTGCAGCTGTCCCGGCAGCGCAACGGCGCCTATGGCTGGTCGATCGCACGCGACATCGCCGATCCGGAATTGTGGACCGAGCGCTATCACTGCCCGACGTGGTTCGATTATCTGCGCCAGCGCAACCGCTCGACCCAGTCCGAACGCGCGCTGCATCAGCAGGCGATCGATTTCCACGTCGGTCCCGAGCCGGTGCGGATCCGCCGCATGCTGGAGCGGCCGTTCGGCTCGGTGCGTTGGAAGGAAGAGACGCCGGACCGCGCCAGCGCCGAGGTATTGCCTGTCGTCGCGACCGCGGCGGGCAGCACCATCAGTCGCTAG